A region from the Hydra vulgaris chromosome 10, alternate assembly HydraT2T_AEP genome encodes:
- the LOC136086451 gene encoding ATP-dependent DNA helicase PIF1-like, which yields MINAQTFDLLHLIAREMKQCYDDLFGGIQVIAYGDFFQLPPVKGEFVFKSKIWQQYMTEVLVLTECFRQKEDAQFFRALNEIRFGQISDQTIDYFMTRCFEKDENLNTKYTRLFFRNMEVDVYNNNKIESIKHEGYWFYAKDVIKNPNIQCSFQIPAAVYLKIGAIVMLVRNINVEEGLCNGTIGAVILIENNAVWVKIECVKEEILDCSHADVGSRFGLPLKLAFFFYCS from the coding sequence atgattaaCGCTCAAACATttgatttattacatttaatagcTCGTGAAATGAAACAATGTTATGATGACTTATTTGGTGGTATACAAGTTATTGCTTATGGTGATTTTTTCCAATTACCACCTGTCAAAggagaatttgtttttaaatctaaaatatggCAACAATACATGACGGAAGTTTTGGTTTTAACTGAATGCTTTAGACAAAAAGAAGATGCGCAATTTTTTAGAGCTTTAAATGAAATACGTTTTGGTCAAATTTCAGACCAAACTATTGACTATTTTATGACGCgttgttttgaaaaagatgaaaatttaaacactaaatatacgagattattttttagaaatatggAAGTcgatgtttataataataataaaatagagaGTATAAAGCACGAAGGTTATTGGTTTTATGctaaagatgttattaaaaatccAAACATACAATGTTCGTTTCAGATTCCAGCAGCTGTTTATCTTAAAATAGGTGCTATTGTTATGCTTGTGAGGAATATCAATGTGGAGGAAGGTTTGTGCAATGGTACTATTGGTGCAGtcattttaatagaaaataatgcTGTTTGGGTCAAAATTGAATGTGTCAAAGAAGAGATTTTAGATTGCTCTCATGCTGATGTAGGCTCAAGATTCGGTTTACCTTTAAAATtagcttttttcttttactgTTCATAA